The following coding sequences are from one Humulus lupulus chromosome X, drHumLupu1.1, whole genome shotgun sequence window:
- the LOC133804173 gene encoding probable clathrin assembly protein At4g32285 produces the protein MAPTTIRKAIGAVKDQTSIGIAKVASNMAPQLEVAIVKATSHDDDPAGEKYIREILNLTSYSRGNVHACVTAISKRLGKTRDWIVALKALMLIHRLLNEGDPLFQEEILFATRRGTRLLNLSDFRDEAHSSSWDHSAFVRTYAMYLDQRLELTLSEKKSGGGGGGGAGRGGGSGGGDDRFDRFGSRDSNANFRSPPPRPYDYDYGDSRGEGGPSGNYGMRRSRSFGDMSESAGREGREREEKRALTPLREMKPEKIFAKMSHMLRLFDRFLACRPTGLAKLNRMILIALYSVVKESFQLYADVCEVLAVLLDKFFDMEYPDCVKTFDAYASAAKQIDELVGFYSWCKETGVARSSEYPEVQKITGKLLETLEEFVRDRSKRPKSPEKREELPAPPVQEEEQVPDMNEIKALPAPESYTPPPPPEPEPKPQHQEVIHDLVDLREDSVTTDDQGNKFALALFAGPGANKANGSWEPFSSNGQPEVTSAWQTPAADPTKADWELALVESASNLSLQKQDLGGGLDPLLLNGMYDQGVIRQHVSTAHMSGGSASSVAMPGPGNTKTPVLALPAPDGSGTVQEVNQDPFAASLTIPPPSYVQMSDMEKKQTLLVQEQQVWHQYASEGMQGQTSLAKISGNGYMAPNPYPVMQYGMPQVNGMGPPAGYYYTPY, from the coding sequence ATGGCGCCGACTACGATTCGGAAAGCGATTGGGGCGGTGAAGGACCAGACGAGTATTGGAATCGCCAAGGTGGCTAGCAACATGGCGCCGCAGCTGGAGGTGGCGATTGTCAAGGCGACGAGTCACGACGATGACCCGGCCGGCGAGAAGTACATACGGGAGATCTTGAATCTCACATCTTACTCTCGGGGTAACGTTCATGCCTGTGTTACGGCGATTTCGAAACGTTTGGGGAAGACGCGAGACTGGATTGTGGCGCTTAAGGCCTTGATGCTGATCCACCGTTTGCTTAATGAGGGGGACCCTTTGTTTCAGGAAGAGATCTTGTTCGCTACCAGAAGAGGAACCAGGCTTCTAAATTTGTCCGATTTCAGGGACGAGGCCCATTCCAGCTCTTGGGATCACTCCGCTTTCGTCAGGACTTACGCCATGTATCTTGACCAACGCCTCGAATTGACGCTATCTGAGAAGAAAAGTGGAGGGGGAGGGGGAGGGGGCGCTGGTCGCGGAGGCggtagtggtggtggtgatgATCGATTCGATCGATTTGGGTCGAGAGATAGTAACGCCAATTTCAGGTCGCCGCCGCCGAGACCGTACGATTACGATTATGGGGATTCCAGGGGTGAAGGTGGTCCGTCTGGGAACTACGGAATGAGGCGGTCGAGGTCGTTTGGGGACATGAGCGAATCGGCAGGAcgagaagggagagagagagaggagaaaaGGGCTTTGACTCCATTGAGGGAGATGAAGCCTGAGAAGATTTTTGCTAAGATGAGTCATATGCTGAGGCTTTTTGATCGTTTTTTGGCTTGTCGACCCACGGGGCTGGCCAAGCTCAATAGGATGATTTTGATCGCATTGTACTCTGTTGTTAAGGAGAGCTTTCAGCTTTACGCGGACGTTTGTGAGGTTTTGGCTGTTTTACTTGATAAATTCTTTGACATGGAGTACCCAGATTGTGTCAAGACCTTTGATGCTTATGCAAGTGCGGCAAAGCAGATTGACGAGCTCGTTGGGTTTTATAGTTGGTGCAAGGAAACTGGGGTTGCGAGGTCATCGGAGTATCCAGAAGTTCAGAAGATTACTGGTAAGTTATTGGAGACATTGGAGGAGTTCGTGAGGGACAGATCAAAGAGACCAAAGAGTCCCGAGAAGAGAGAGGAGCTTCCTGCTCCTCCAGTTCAAGAGGAGGAACAGGTGCCTGATATGAACGAGATAAAGGCACTGCCTGCTCCGGAAAGTTACACTCCTCCGCCCCCACCTGAGCCAGAGCCTAAGCCTCAACACCAAGAAGTTATCCACGACTTGGTGGATTTGAGAGAAGACTCAGTCACAACCGACGATCAGGGGAACAAATTTGCTCTGGCATTGTTTGCTGGTCCAGGTGCTAACAAGGCGAATGGGTCGTGGGAACCGTTCTCATCAAATGGACAGCCGGAGGTGACGTCTGCCTGGCAGACTCCTGCTGCGGATCCCACCAAGGCAGATTGGGAACTCGCCTTGGTAGAGTCAGCAAGCAACTTGTCGTTGCAAAAACAAGATCTCGGTGGTGGGCTTGATCCCTTGTTGTTGAATGGCATGTACGATCAGGGCGTGATCAGACAACACGTGAGCACAGCCCATATGAGTGGAGGAAGCGCCAGCAGCGTGGCTATGCCGGGGCCAGGAAATACCAAGACCCCCGTGTTGGCTCTTCCAGCTCCAGATGGGAGTGGCACAGTTCAGGAAGTCAATCAGGACCCTTTTGCTGCCTCATTAACAATTCCACCACCTTCGTATGTGCAGATGTCCGACATGGAGAAAAAACAAACCTTGTTAGTGCAGGAACAACAAGTATGGCATCAGTACGCCAGTGAAGGAATGCAGGGTCAAACCAGTTTGGCCAAGATTAGTGGCAATGGTTACATGGCTCCAAATCCGTATCCAGTGATGCAATATGGGATGCCTCAGGTCAACGGGATGGGGCCGCCGGCCGGGTATTACTATACTCCTTATTGA